The proteins below come from a single Arthrobacter crystallopoietes genomic window:
- a CDS encoding 3-hydroxyacyl-CoA dehydrogenase NAD-binding domain-containing protein gives MSAADFHALARRFSDETLTHSYVRDVHLPVGATLALLTLDNDLDHSKPTTLGPNSLVELGLALEELRERAGRGEIDAVAVTGKPYYLVAGADLSAVGSLQDAGSGRRMAQLGHEVYDVLNGMDIPTFAFINGAAMGGGLEIALAAHYRTVSTGANGISLPEAFLGLVPGWGGVYRLPRLIGPQNAVKVMIENALSNNKMLNGTAAYELGIADVLFEPADFLEQSLAWAGKIISGDARALQAVKERRADKANFDDADWDAAVAEARLFVEAKTSNASPAPGKLLDLLEQGRDWTQQESAAAEVETLTDLMQTTHFRNTVYAFLELIQRRSKRPAGAPDKKLARPVTKVGVVGAGLMASQLALLFARQLKVPVVLTDIDQARVDKGVAYVHAEVDKLHARKRLSADAANRTKALVTGSATKDAFADADFVIEAVFEELTVKKQVFAEVEAVVSADCILATNTSSLSVTEMAANLKHPERLVGFHFFNPVALMPLLEIVRAPKTEEAVLATAFALAKELKKTAVLVQDAAAFVVNRVLLRLMGEVSRAFDAGTDARTADEALRPMGLPMTPFTLLAMVGLPVAQHVQESLHVAFGERFHVSANQQRLIDAGKASIWETTEDGSRHIPVETLELMQFGNNPVTSEELLRATQDALAEEIGLMLEEGVVAGPEDVDLCMITGAGWPMHLGGITPYLDQVGAAERVNRRKFHPER, from the coding sequence ATGAGCGCCGCCGATTTCCACGCCCTGGCCCGCCGCTTTTCGGACGAAACGCTCACCCACTCCTACGTCCGCGATGTGCACCTGCCCGTCGGAGCCACCCTGGCCCTGCTCACACTGGACAATGACCTTGACCATTCAAAACCCACCACCCTCGGCCCCAACAGCCTGGTCGAACTCGGCCTCGCGCTGGAAGAACTGCGCGAACGCGCCGGCCGAGGTGAGATCGACGCCGTAGCGGTCACCGGTAAACCGTATTATCTGGTGGCCGGCGCGGATCTGTCCGCCGTCGGCTCGCTGCAGGACGCCGGATCCGGCCGCCGGATGGCGCAGCTGGGACATGAGGTCTACGACGTCCTGAACGGAATGGACATCCCCACTTTTGCGTTCATCAACGGTGCGGCCATGGGCGGCGGTCTTGAAATTGCCCTCGCGGCACACTACCGGACAGTGTCCACCGGCGCCAACGGGATCAGCCTGCCGGAAGCGTTCCTGGGCCTGGTGCCGGGCTGGGGCGGCGTGTACAGGTTGCCGCGGCTGATCGGCCCGCAGAATGCAGTGAAGGTCATGATCGAAAATGCGCTGAGCAACAACAAGATGCTCAACGGCACGGCCGCATACGAACTGGGCATCGCGGACGTCCTGTTCGAACCCGCAGATTTCCTCGAGCAGTCGCTGGCCTGGGCCGGGAAGATCATTTCCGGCGATGCCCGGGCCCTCCAAGCGGTGAAGGAACGTCGAGCCGACAAAGCCAATTTCGACGACGCCGACTGGGACGCCGCGGTTGCCGAGGCCCGCCTCTTTGTGGAGGCCAAGACGTCCAACGCATCCCCCGCGCCCGGGAAGCTGCTGGATCTGCTGGAACAAGGCAGGGACTGGACCCAGCAGGAATCGGCCGCCGCCGAAGTGGAAACCCTGACCGACCTGATGCAGACTACGCATTTCCGCAACACCGTCTACGCTTTCCTCGAGCTTATCCAGCGGCGGTCAAAACGACCGGCTGGCGCCCCGGACAAAAAGCTCGCCCGGCCGGTAACCAAGGTCGGCGTCGTGGGTGCCGGGCTCATGGCAAGCCAGCTGGCACTGCTCTTCGCCCGCCAGCTCAAGGTGCCGGTGGTGCTGACGGACATTGACCAGGCCAGGGTGGACAAAGGTGTGGCGTATGTCCACGCCGAGGTAGACAAGCTGCACGCCAGGAAGCGCCTGTCCGCCGACGCGGCCAACCGTACCAAAGCCTTGGTCACGGGTTCGGCCACCAAGGACGCCTTCGCCGACGCGGATTTTGTTATTGAAGCAGTGTTCGAAGAACTCACGGTGAAAAAGCAGGTGTTCGCGGAAGTAGAAGCAGTCGTCTCCGCGGACTGCATTCTGGCGACCAATACCTCGTCCCTGTCCGTGACGGAGATGGCCGCAAACCTGAAGCATCCGGAGCGGCTGGTCGGGTTCCATTTCTTCAATCCCGTGGCGCTCATGCCGCTGCTGGAAATTGTCCGCGCGCCAAAGACTGAGGAAGCGGTCCTGGCAACCGCTTTCGCGCTGGCCAAAGAGCTGAAGAAGACTGCGGTCCTGGTCCAGGATGCCGCCGCGTTCGTGGTCAACCGTGTGCTGCTGCGGCTCATGGGCGAAGTCAGCCGGGCTTTCGACGCAGGAACGGACGCCAGGACCGCCGACGAGGCGCTGCGGCCGATGGGTCTGCCTATGACCCCGTTCACGCTCCTGGCCATGGTCGGCCTTCCGGTGGCCCAGCACGTGCAGGAATCCCTGCACGTAGCTTTTGGAGAGCGTTTCCATGTCTCGGCCAACCAACAGCGTCTGATCGATGCCGGCAAAGCGTCCATTTGGGAGACAACCGAGGATGGCAGCAGGCACATTCCGGTGGAGACCCTGGAGCTGATGCAGTTCGGCAATAATCCGGTCACCAGCGAGGAACTGCTACGCGCCACCCAGGACGCCCTGGCCGAAGAGATCGGCCTCATGCTCGAAGAAGGCGTGGTGGCCGGCCCCGAGGACGTCGACTTGTGCATGATCACCGGTGCCGGCTGGCCGATGCATTTGGGCGGCATCACACCCTACCTCGATCAGGTGGGAGCAGCTGAGCGGGTCAACAGAAGGAAGTTCCATCCGGAGCGCTGA
- a CDS encoding HRDC domain-containing protein gives MTFLTSDSSAAASRRADSTATASDEPEQDAPELIELTAPREGVPLVISTPSGLQRAAAALAAGSGPVAVDAERASGFRYGQRAFLVQLRREGAGTWLIDPEPFDDLDVINDALRGVEWILHAATQDLPCLAALGMWPDKLFDTELAARLAGLPRVGLAAVMENLLGFTLAKEHSAADWSTRPLPEPWLRYAALDVEVLVELREALVTVLEASGKLPYAEEEFAALLAAPPAAPRTDPWRRTSGLHQIRDRRQLAAVRELWTEREQLAEKRDVAPGRLIPDSAMVAAAKAMPTTVPQLLAVNGFHGRAAQREAPRWLRCIDAARRLEKLPELHMPTNAPPPPRVWADKDPAAAARLQTAKPRLAALAEELQMPVENLLTPDYLRRIAWRPPTPVNAGSIAEALRELGARNWQRELAVPVITEAFLHPEPLAERKPKADEADPKTSSRKG, from the coding sequence ATGACGTTTTTGACTTCGGATTCGTCTGCCGCGGCTTCCCGCCGTGCAGACAGCACAGCAACCGCCTCAGACGAACCGGAGCAGGACGCTCCCGAGCTGATCGAGCTGACGGCTCCCCGCGAAGGGGTGCCGCTAGTTATTTCCACTCCCTCGGGGCTGCAGCGTGCCGCCGCGGCTCTCGCGGCAGGTTCCGGTCCGGTGGCGGTCGACGCCGAACGCGCATCGGGCTTCCGATACGGCCAGCGTGCCTTCCTGGTGCAGCTGCGCCGCGAAGGTGCCGGCACCTGGCTGATCGATCCGGAACCCTTCGATGATCTCGACGTCATCAACGACGCGCTGCGCGGGGTGGAATGGATCCTGCACGCTGCCACTCAGGATCTGCCGTGCCTGGCGGCCCTGGGCATGTGGCCGGACAAGCTCTTCGACACCGAGCTCGCTGCCCGGCTGGCCGGCCTGCCACGCGTCGGGCTTGCCGCCGTGATGGAGAACCTGCTGGGATTCACGCTGGCCAAAGAACATTCAGCAGCGGACTGGTCCACCAGGCCGTTGCCGGAGCCGTGGCTGCGTTACGCCGCCCTGGATGTTGAAGTGCTCGTTGAGCTCCGCGAAGCGCTCGTCACGGTCCTGGAAGCGTCGGGGAAACTGCCCTATGCCGAAGAGGAATTCGCGGCATTGCTGGCAGCTCCTCCCGCTGCGCCGAGGACGGACCCCTGGCGGCGCACGTCCGGGCTGCACCAGATCCGCGACCGCCGCCAGCTGGCCGCAGTGCGTGAACTTTGGACGGAACGCGAGCAGCTGGCCGAAAAACGCGACGTTGCGCCCGGCCGGCTGATTCCGGATTCGGCGATGGTCGCCGCAGCCAAGGCAATGCCGACAACGGTACCGCAACTGCTGGCGGTCAACGGCTTCCACGGCCGCGCCGCCCAGCGCGAGGCTCCCCGCTGGCTGCGCTGCATCGATGCCGCACGACGCCTCGAGAAACTACCGGAACTGCACATGCCGACCAACGCTCCCCCGCCTCCCCGTGTGTGGGCGGACAAGGATCCGGCCGCCGCAGCGCGGCTTCAGACGGCAAAGCCCCGGCTGGCCGCCTTGGCGGAGGAATTGCAGATGCCGGTGGAAAACCTGCTGACGCCGGACTATCTACGCCGGATCGCCTGGCGCCCGCCGACACCGGTTAACGCCGGTTCCATTGCCGAAGCCCTTCGGGAACTGGGCGCACGAAACTGGCAACGCGAGCTGGCCGTGCCGGTGATAACCGAGGCTTTCCTGCACCCCGAACCTTTGGCCGAACGCAAGCCGAAGGCCGACGAAGCGGACCCGAAGACGAGCTCCCGGAAAGGCTGA
- a CDS encoding DUF3000 domain-containing protein, whose amino-acid sequence MSAIGDLSAAPADFLTALAALRRANCRNELKLAELPAPSRLAPYAVALGAEVIQPSAAGPRPAHGPVIAALRETEDVELATGRFILLHDPDGSAVWDGTFRIVTYIRAELDADMGNDALLGSVAWTWLVDALHDHGARYRNAGGTATRILSESFGSLSDNQDAIDIELRASWTPDSADLQSHLEAWSDMVCTFAGLPPLPEGVTSLPNRRRN is encoded by the coding sequence GTGAGTGCGATTGGCGATCTCTCCGCGGCACCCGCGGACTTCCTGACTGCCCTGGCCGCGTTGCGCCGGGCCAACTGCCGCAATGAACTCAAGCTGGCGGAGCTGCCTGCTCCTTCGCGACTGGCTCCGTACGCCGTTGCATTGGGCGCCGAGGTCATCCAGCCGTCGGCAGCAGGCCCACGTCCCGCGCATGGTCCGGTCATCGCCGCCCTCCGGGAGACCGAAGACGTGGAACTTGCAACCGGGCGTTTCATCCTGCTGCATGATCCGGACGGCTCCGCTGTTTGGGACGGGACCTTCCGCATCGTGACGTACATCCGCGCGGAGCTCGACGCCGATATGGGCAACGATGCCTTGCTCGGTTCCGTGGCGTGGACCTGGCTGGTGGACGCCTTGCACGATCACGGCGCCCGGTACCGGAATGCCGGCGGCACGGCCACCAGGATCCTTTCCGAAAGCTTCGGTTCGCTTTCGGATAACCAGGACGCGATCGACATTGAACTCAGGGCCTCGTGGACTCCGGACTCCGCGGACCTCCAGTCCCATCTGGAAGCATGGTCCGACATGGTGTGCACGTTCGCCGGTTTGCCGCCCCTACCCGAGGGTGTCACGTCCCTTCCTAACCGGCGCCGGAACTGA
- a CDS encoding thiolase family protein encodes MSATNPARQLREVVFVDGVRTPFGKAGGKGIYAETRADDLVVKCIRELLRRNPSLPPARIDDVAIAATTQTGDQGLTIGRTAALLAGLPKSVPGFAIDRMCAGAMTAVTTTASGIAFGAYDVVIAGGVEHMGNHPMGQGADPNPRFLSERLVDPAALNMGNTAENLHDRFPAITKERADRYAAASQRKLADAYASNRIQPDLVPVAAKKPGQGWDLHTADQPPRPETTVEELAGLRTPFRAHGRVTAGNAAGLNDGATAALLASADTAAELGLPARMRLASFAFAGVEPEVMGIGPVPATEKALKQAGLDIGDIGLFEINEAFAVQVLSFLDHFGIAEDDDRVNRYGGAIAVGHPLASSGVRLMTQLARQFEEDPGVRYGLTTMCIGLGEGAAVIWENPHHQDYSLRSSTTAAVSGDAGKDLA; translated from the coding sequence GTGAGCGCTACGAATCCCGCCCGGCAGTTGAGGGAGGTCGTCTTCGTCGACGGCGTCCGAACGCCCTTCGGCAAGGCAGGCGGGAAGGGCATCTATGCAGAAACCCGCGCCGATGATCTGGTGGTCAAATGCATCAGGGAACTGCTGCGCCGCAATCCCTCCCTGCCTCCCGCCCGGATTGACGACGTGGCGATCGCCGCCACAACCCAGACCGGGGACCAGGGCCTGACCATTGGACGGACAGCGGCGCTGCTCGCGGGCCTTCCCAAGAGCGTCCCGGGCTTCGCCATCGACCGGATGTGCGCCGGGGCCATGACCGCCGTGACCACTACGGCCAGCGGCATCGCCTTCGGAGCTTACGACGTCGTTATTGCCGGCGGTGTCGAACACATGGGCAACCACCCGATGGGCCAGGGCGCCGATCCCAACCCACGGTTCCTGTCCGAACGGCTAGTGGATCCAGCCGCGTTGAACATGGGGAACACTGCGGAAAACCTGCACGACCGCTTCCCCGCGATCACCAAGGAGCGGGCCGACAGGTATGCGGCGGCCAGCCAGCGGAAGCTGGCGGACGCCTATGCGAGCAACCGGATCCAGCCGGACCTGGTGCCAGTGGCTGCCAAAAAGCCGGGACAGGGCTGGGACCTGCACACCGCGGACCAGCCGCCGCGGCCCGAAACAACCGTCGAGGAGCTGGCCGGACTGCGCACGCCGTTCCGTGCCCATGGCCGGGTGACCGCCGGCAACGCGGCGGGGTTGAACGACGGCGCCACGGCGGCGCTGCTGGCATCGGCCGATACGGCCGCCGAACTTGGGCTGCCGGCCAGGATGCGGCTGGCCTCCTTCGCCTTCGCCGGCGTCGAGCCCGAAGTGATGGGCATTGGTCCGGTTCCCGCCACCGAAAAGGCGCTCAAGCAAGCGGGGCTGGATATTGGCGACATCGGCCTGTTCGAAATCAACGAAGCCTTCGCCGTCCAAGTGCTCTCCTTCCTGGACCACTTCGGCATTGCCGAGGACGATGACCGCGTCAACCGATACGGCGGCGCCATCGCCGTCGGCCACCCGCTGGCATCCTCCGGCGTGCGGCTCATGACGCAGTTGGCCCGGCAGTTCGAAGAAGATCCTGGCGTGCGCTACGGACTGACCACCATGTGTATCGGCCTGGGCGAGGGCGCCGCGGTCATCTGGGAGAACCCGCACCACCAGGACTACAGCTTGCGCAGCAGCACAACAGCCGCCGTTTCCGGCGATGCAGGAAAGGACCTCGCATGA